A stretch of Vulpes vulpes isolate BD-2025 chromosome 4, VulVul3, whole genome shotgun sequence DNA encodes these proteins:
- the FST gene encoding follistatin isoform X1 produces the protein MVGPRHPPGGLCLLLLLLCQLMEDRSAQAGNCWLRQAKNGRCQVLYKTELSKEECCSTGRLSTSWTEEDVNDNTLFKWMIFNGGAPNCIPCKETCENVDCGPGKKCRMNKKNKPRCVCAPDCSNITWKGPVCGLDGKTYRNECALLKARCKEQPELEVQYQGKCKKTCRDVFCPGSSTCVVDQTNNAYCVTCNRMCPEPTSSEQYLCGNDGVTYPSACHLRKATCLLGRSIGLAYEGKCITKSCEDIQCTGGKKCLWDFKVGRGRCSLCDELCPESKSEEPVCASDNATYASECAMKEAACSSGVLLEVKHSGSCNSISEDTEEEEEDEDQDYSFPISSILEW, from the exons ATGGTCGGTCCCCGGCACCCGCCCGGCGGGCTctgcctcctgctgctgctgctgtgccagCTCATGGAGGACCGCAGCGCCCAGG CTGGGAATTGCTGGCTCCGCCAAGCAAAGAACGGCCGCTGCCAGGTCCTATATAAAACAGAACTGAGCAAGGAAGAGTGCTGCAGCACCGGCCGCCTGAGCACCTCGTGGACCGAGGAGGATGTAAATGACAACACGCTCTTCAAGTGGATGATTTTCAACGGGGGCGCCCCCAACTGCATCCCCTGCAAAG AGACCTGCGAAAACGTGGACTGTGGCCCCGGGAAAAAATGCCGAATGAACAAGAAGAACAAACCCCGCTGTGTCTGTGCCCCAGACTGTTCCAACATCACCTGGAAGGGCCCAGTCTGCGGGCTGGACGGGAAAACCTACCGTAACGAATGTGCGCTCCTCAAGGCCAGATGTAAAGAGCAGCCGGAGCTGGAAGTCCAGTACCAGGGCAAATGTAAAA AGACCTGTCGGGATGTGTTCTGTCCAGGCAGTTCCACATGTGTGGTGGACCAGACTAATAATGCCTACTGTGTGACGTGTAACCGGATGTGCCCAGAACCCACCTCCTCTGAACAGTATCTCTGTGGGAATGACGGAGTGACTtaccccagtgcctgtcacctgaGAAAGGCCACCTGCCTATTGGGCAGATCGATTGGATTAGCCTATGAGGGAAAGTGTATCA CAAAGTCCTGTGAAGATATCCAGTGCACCGGTGGAAAAAAGTGTTTGTGGGATTTCAAGGTTGGCAGAGGCCGGTGTTCCCTCTGTGATGAGCTGTGCCCTGAGAGTAAGTCTGAGGAGCCCGTCTGTGCCAGTGACAATGCCACGTATGCCAGCGAGTGTGCCATGAAGGAAGCTGCTTGCTCCTCAGGTGTGCTGCTGGAAGTAAAGCACTCCGGATCTTGCAACT CCATTTCGGAAGATAccgaggaagaagaggaagatgaagacCAGGACTACAGCTTTCCTATATCTTCCATTCTAGAGTGGTAA
- the FST gene encoding follistatin isoform X3, giving the protein MVGPRHPPGGLCLLLLLLCQLMEDRSAQAGNCWLRQAKNGRCQVLYKTELSKEECCSTGRLSTSWTEEDVNDNTLFKWMIFNGGAPNCIPCKETCENVDCGPGKKCRMNKKNKPRCVCAPDCSNITWKGPVCGLDGKTYRNECALLKARCKEQPELEVQYQGKCKKTCRDVFCPGSSTCVVDQTNNAYCVTCNRMCPEPTSSEQYLCGNDGVTYPSACHLRKATCLLGRSIGLAYEGKCIKAKSCEDIQCTGGKKCLWDFKVGRGRCSLCDELCPESKSEEPVCASDNATYASECAMKEAACSSGVLLEVKHSGSCNSISEDTEEEEEDEDQDYSFPISSILEW; this is encoded by the exons ATGGTCGGTCCCCGGCACCCGCCCGGCGGGCTctgcctcctgctgctgctgctgtgccagCTCATGGAGGACCGCAGCGCCCAGG CTGGGAATTGCTGGCTCCGCCAAGCAAAGAACGGCCGCTGCCAGGTCCTATATAAAACAGAACTGAGCAAGGAAGAGTGCTGCAGCACCGGCCGCCTGAGCACCTCGTGGACCGAGGAGGATGTAAATGACAACACGCTCTTCAAGTGGATGATTTTCAACGGGGGCGCCCCCAACTGCATCCCCTGCAAAG AGACCTGCGAAAACGTGGACTGTGGCCCCGGGAAAAAATGCCGAATGAACAAGAAGAACAAACCCCGCTGTGTCTGTGCCCCAGACTGTTCCAACATCACCTGGAAGGGCCCAGTCTGCGGGCTGGACGGGAAAACCTACCGTAACGAATGTGCGCTCCTCAAGGCCAGATGTAAAGAGCAGCCGGAGCTGGAAGTCCAGTACCAGGGCAAATGTAAAA AGACCTGTCGGGATGTGTTCTGTCCAGGCAGTTCCACATGTGTGGTGGACCAGACTAATAATGCCTACTGTGTGACGTGTAACCGGATGTGCCCAGAACCCACCTCCTCTGAACAGTATCTCTGTGGGAATGACGGAGTGACTtaccccagtgcctgtcacctgaGAAAGGCCACCTGCCTATTGGGCAGATCGATTGGATTAGCCTATGAGGGAAAGTGTATCA AAGCAAAGTCCTGTGAAGATATCCAGTGCACCGGTGGAAAAAAGTGTTTGTGGGATTTCAAGGTTGGCAGAGGCCGGTGTTCCCTCTGTGATGAGCTGTGCCCTGAGAGTAAGTCTGAGGAGCCCGTCTGTGCCAGTGACAATGCCACGTATGCCAGCGAGTGTGCCATGAAGGAAGCTGCTTGCTCCTCAGGTGTGCTGCTGGAAGTAAAGCACTCCGGATCTTGCAACT CCATTTCGGAAGATAccgaggaagaagaggaagatgaagacCAGGACTACAGCTTTCCTATATCTTCCATTCTAGAGTGGTAA
- the FST gene encoding follistatin isoform X2 has translation MVGPRHPPGGLCLLLLLLCQLMEDRSAQAGNCWLRQAKNGRCQVLYKTELSKEECCSTGRLSTSWTEEDVNDNTLFKWMIFNGGAPNCIPCKETCENVDCGPGKKCRMNKKNKPRCVCAPDCSNITWKGPVCGLDGKTYRNECALLKARCKEQPELEVQYQGKCKKTCRDVFCPGSSTCVVDQTNNAYCVTCNRMCPEPTSSEQYLCGNDGVTYPSACHLRKATCLLGRSIGLAYEGKCIKAKSCEDIQCTGGKKCLWDFKVGRGRCSLCDELCPESKSEEPVCASDNATYASECAMKEAACSSGVLLEVKHSGSCN, from the exons ATGGTCGGTCCCCGGCACCCGCCCGGCGGGCTctgcctcctgctgctgctgctgtgccagCTCATGGAGGACCGCAGCGCCCAGG CTGGGAATTGCTGGCTCCGCCAAGCAAAGAACGGCCGCTGCCAGGTCCTATATAAAACAGAACTGAGCAAGGAAGAGTGCTGCAGCACCGGCCGCCTGAGCACCTCGTGGACCGAGGAGGATGTAAATGACAACACGCTCTTCAAGTGGATGATTTTCAACGGGGGCGCCCCCAACTGCATCCCCTGCAAAG AGACCTGCGAAAACGTGGACTGTGGCCCCGGGAAAAAATGCCGAATGAACAAGAAGAACAAACCCCGCTGTGTCTGTGCCCCAGACTGTTCCAACATCACCTGGAAGGGCCCAGTCTGCGGGCTGGACGGGAAAACCTACCGTAACGAATGTGCGCTCCTCAAGGCCAGATGTAAAGAGCAGCCGGAGCTGGAAGTCCAGTACCAGGGCAAATGTAAAA AGACCTGTCGGGATGTGTTCTGTCCAGGCAGTTCCACATGTGTGGTGGACCAGACTAATAATGCCTACTGTGTGACGTGTAACCGGATGTGCCCAGAACCCACCTCCTCTGAACAGTATCTCTGTGGGAATGACGGAGTGACTtaccccagtgcctgtcacctgaGAAAGGCCACCTGCCTATTGGGCAGATCGATTGGATTAGCCTATGAGGGAAAGTGTATCA AAGCAAAGTCCTGTGAAGATATCCAGTGCACCGGTGGAAAAAAGTGTTTGTGGGATTTCAAGGTTGGCAGAGGCCGGTGTTCCCTCTGTGATGAGCTGTGCCCTGAGAGTAAGTCTGAGGAGCCCGTCTGTGCCAGTGACAATGCCACGTATGCCAGCGAGTGTGCCATGAAGGAAGCTGCTTGCTCCTCAGGTGTGCTGCTGGAAGTAAAGCACTCCGGATCTTGCAACT GA